The Atlantibacter hermannii genomic interval AAAGCGGTGTTTGAACAGGCCGGAAAAGGCGCGCTGTGGCGTAACCTGCAACGCAATTTATGGATGGCGACGGGCAATTACGCCGCCGTGGTACAGGATATTGCCCCGGCGCAGCAGCTTCCGGCGCACGATATTCTCGCGTTTAGCGAACAGGTGCTGTACGGCGAAGCGCTGATGGGGCAAACGCAATGGCCGGCAGCGCGTGATTTCTGGCGACAACTGCTCAACATCGCCCGTGATGATGAACAGCGGCAATATGTTCAGGCCAAACTGGCGGCGACCCTGGTCTACAGCGGTGACAGCGCGGCGATCTTCGCCCCGGACAGCGCCGTCACCAGTTTGCGTTTTCGTTCACAGGTGCTGAAAACTCAGGCATCGCTCCCGTTACTGCGCCAGCAGGCCGAGAAAGGGCCCAATAACGAAGAGAAAACCATTGCCCTGCACACGTTGCTGGTGCGCGATTTAACCGAAAATCGCTTCAGCGACTGGCTGAGCGACACCCGGCTTGCCAGCGGCATCGCGCCGCCGGTGATCGCGAAGGCGTTTGCGGATGTCAATCTGAGCGCATTTGACTGGAACGGCGAGACGACGGAAGCCGGTTATGTCTGCCAGGACTTGCGTACCACCGTGAAGACGCTGAGCCAAAACGCTGACGACGCCCATGCGCTTAACTGTCTGGGTGAATTTTTCCGTACCACCGGCACCCATGTCGATGTGTGGACAGACAGCGCGGGCAACGATGTGCTGGAAGCCGCTATTGCACGCAAATCACCCCTGGGCCAGTTTGATCGCCAACGCTATTACCAGCAAAACATCGCCTCGCCGAAAGCGGAGCCTGAAGATAAAAGCTATGCGCTTTATCGGGCCATCCTGTGTTATGCCCCTTCCGGCATGAACGAGTGCGGCGGCGAAGAGGTGAATAAGTCGCAACGTAAGGCATGGTTCACGCAGTTAAAAAGCCAGTATCCGGGTAGCCCGTGGGCGCAAAAACTCAAATATTACTGGTAATCGCGCTGCTGGCCGGGCAGGCCCGCGCAGTGGAAACCGTCACGGCGCGGGAACACCAGGCCTTCTGGCTGTGGTCCGGTGTAAAAGCGAGCCCGGCGTTACAAAACGCGCAGACGGTCTATTTGCATCAGGGCGAAGTGCTGAAACGCCCTGGCGATGCGGTGTTTCAGCGGCTTGGCCTGCCGGTGAGCCGTCTGACGTTTCCGTCCATCTGGGTGACGGTGCGTTTTACCACGCTTGATGTGCCGCCAGCGATCCCGTCACGGATTGTTCATCTGATGCAGCGTTGGCAGGCCGCCGGAAACCAGGTGGTGGGGTTGCAGGTCGATTTTGACGCGGCTACCCATCAACTGGCGGATTACGCCCGTTTTCTGCGGCAGTTGCGTCAGCAATTGCCGCCAGAGTTCGCGCTGGGGGTCACCGGATTACTGGACTGGGCAAAAACCGGTGATGTGGCCACGCTCAATGCGTTACCGGTGGATGAGCTGGTGGTGCAAAGTTATCAGGGCCGCCGCACCGTGACGAATTATCAGGCTTACCTTCCCGCGCTGACCCGGTTGCGCATCCCTTTTAAGCTGGGTCTGGTGCAGAACGGCGTGCGCGATCCGCAGGCGGAAGCGCAGTTATCCACTTCGCCCTGGTATCGCGGTACCGTGGTGTTTATGCTCAGGCCCTCCCCGTAAGCCGCTTTCGGCAACCTGCTCAACCGGCCTATTCCTTCTGAACCACGTCTCCGCTGCTGGCCGCGAAACGCGGCCGGACCACGCATGGCACTGTTTTTAAAGGCGTGAAGGAGTATG includes:
- a CDS encoding Protein of uncharacterised function (DUF3142), translated to MGAKTQILLVIALLAGQARAVETVTAREHQAFWLWSGVKASPALQNAQTVYLHQGEVLKRPGDAVFQRLGLPVSRLTFPSIWVTVRFTTLDVPPAIPSRIVHLMQRWQAAGNQVVGLQVDFDAATHQLADYARFLRQLRQQLPPEFALGVTGLLDWAKTGDVATLNALPVDELVVQSYQGRRTVTNYQAYLPALTRLRIPFKLGLVQNGVRDPQAEAQLSTSPWYRGTVVFMLRPSP